A stretch of the Actinotalea sp. JY-7876 genome encodes the following:
- a CDS encoding LLM class flavin-dependent oxidoreductase, with translation MQFGIFSVSDITTDPTTGRTPGEGERLKAVLAIAAKAEEVGLDVFALGEHHNPPFFSSSPTTTLAYVAARTERLLLSTATTLITTNDPVKIAEDYAMLQHLADGRVDLMMGRGNTGPVYPWFGQDIRNGIPLAVENYALLHRLWREDVVDWQGRFRTPLQSFTSTPRPLDGVPPFVWHGSIRSPEIAEQAAYYGDGFFHNNIFWPISHTQQMVALYRRRFEHYGHGAADRAIVGLGGQVFMRRNSQDAKREFRPYFDNAPVYGHGPSMEDFTEQTPLTVGSPQEVIDRYAAMRDHVGDYQRQLFLIDHAGLPLGTVLDQLEILGGEVVPVLRKELAVGRPAHVPDAPTHAARVAAAGGGRDATVHGAGDDVTGASPEPAGAGDPRVTR, from the coding sequence ATGCAGTTCGGCATCTTCTCGGTCAGCGACATCACGACGGACCCGACGACGGGCCGCACGCCGGGCGAGGGCGAGCGGCTCAAGGCCGTCCTCGCCATCGCGGCCAAGGCGGAGGAGGTCGGGCTCGACGTCTTCGCGCTGGGGGAGCACCACAACCCGCCGTTCTTCTCGTCCTCTCCGACGACGACGCTCGCGTACGTCGCCGCGCGGACGGAGCGGCTCCTGCTCTCGACCGCGACGACCCTGATCACCACGAACGACCCGGTGAAGATCGCCGAGGACTACGCGATGCTCCAGCACCTGGCGGACGGGCGCGTGGACCTGATGATGGGCCGCGGCAACACCGGGCCGGTCTACCCCTGGTTCGGCCAGGACATCCGCAACGGCATCCCGCTCGCGGTCGAGAACTACGCCCTCCTGCACCGCCTGTGGCGCGAGGACGTCGTGGACTGGCAGGGCCGGTTCCGCACGCCGCTGCAGTCGTTCACCTCGACCCCGCGCCCGCTCGACGGCGTCCCGCCCTTCGTCTGGCACGGCTCGATCCGCTCGCCGGAGATCGCCGAGCAGGCCGCGTACTACGGCGACGGCTTCTTCCACAACAACATCTTCTGGCCGATCTCCCACACCCAGCAGATGGTCGCGCTGTACCGCCGCCGGTTCGAGCACTACGGCCACGGCGCCGCCGACCGGGCGATCGTCGGCCTCGGCGGCCAGGTCTTCATGCGCCGGAACAGCCAGGACGCCAAGCGGGAGTTCCGGCCGTACTTCGACAATGCGCCGGTCTACGGCCACGGCCCGTCGATGGAGGACTTCACGGAGCAGACGCCGCTCACGGTGGGCAGCCCGCAGGAGGTCATCGACCGTTACGCCGCGATGCGCGACCACGTCGGGGACTACCAGCGTCAGCTGTTCCTGATCGACCACGCCGGGCTGCCGCTCGGCACCGTGCTCGACCAGCTCGAGATCCTCGGCGGCGAGGTCGTCCCGGTGCTGCGCAAGGAGCTCGCCGTCGGCCGTCCCGCGCACGTGCCGGACGCACCCACGCACGCCGCGCGGGTCGCCGCCGCGGGCGGCGGACGCGACGCGACGGTCCACGGCGCGGGCGACGACGTCACGGGCGCGTCGCCGGAGCCCGCCGGGGCCGGCGACCCGCGGGTGACGCGGTGA
- a CDS encoding M15 family metallopeptidase, translating to MSEGRARAMRRGRTGTARRSPRRTAAASLATVLLVSGGMAAGTAAGSLDPDALARVQAAHAAVAGAPGEAAARAAERRLTAQSAAWATAWRAETLAVARAALQAADGASEVVRTAAGRAAPTVEPTADRTQSPAPPELAWTQQLGLDDAALPQALTPRPARAVGSPERGAGRAGAAQVPTAEPTPGAGGGSGPTHIDATGLDVAALDFLDDGGARTDDAAPGGGTESGEGTAPGESTAPEESTAPDQSTAPDQSTAPDGAVGGAGAAEAEPDAPVDPAELAAARAALAALVERAAAAPSGANPRDVPYAPGGDVVALTAQSDVAVAGELERAAAELFALAMRAERAVELSAVAEQGRALTALEEATQRASAQVAAFTGVPQGPPTATVADSWPNGAIPASALCAPAFAPTALLRCDAAAALDRLNAAYRADTGRDLGVSSAYRSAERQAEIRALRGALAAPPGRSNHGRGVAVDLAGMGGLGEFDAPAYLWMKEHAAAFGWYHPPVMEPGGGGPQEPWHWEYGTSAGYDDRDRPAVAPRRGLTPIHPPVAVPRAVAPHATAPSPVAPSPVAPPAAPPPVVAPPVPPVAPPPAAAPPVATPPAAPPPVAPPPPVEPAPEAAPEAVPSVGE from the coding sequence ATGAGCGAAGGCAGGGCACGCGCGATGCGGCGCGGGCGCACCGGCACGGCGCGGCGCAGTCCGCGTCGGACCGCCGCTGCGTCGCTCGCGACGGTCCTCCTCGTCTCGGGCGGCATGGCAGCGGGCACGGCCGCCGGCTCCCTCGACCCCGACGCCCTCGCGCGCGTCCAGGCGGCGCACGCCGCGGTGGCGGGTGCACCGGGCGAGGCCGCGGCGCGGGCCGCCGAGCGGCGCCTCACCGCACAGTCGGCCGCATGGGCGACCGCCTGGCGCGCGGAGACGCTCGCCGTCGCCCGTGCCGCGCTGCAGGCCGCCGACGGCGCGTCCGAGGTGGTCCGGACGGCCGCCGGACGGGCCGCCCCGACCGTCGAGCCGACCGCGGACCGGACGCAGTCGCCCGCGCCGCCCGAGCTGGCGTGGACCCAGCAGCTCGGGCTCGACGACGCTGCCCTGCCGCAGGCCCTGACCCCGCGGCCCGCTCGCGCGGTCGGGTCGCCGGAGCGGGGCGCCGGGCGAGCCGGTGCCGCGCAGGTCCCGACCGCGGAGCCGACGCCCGGGGCGGGCGGCGGGTCCGGGCCGACCCACATCGACGCCACCGGGCTCGATGTCGCCGCCCTGGACTTCCTCGACGACGGTGGTGCGCGCACGGACGACGCGGCGCCCGGCGGCGGTACGGAGTCCGGCGAAGGCACCGCTCCCGGCGAGAGCACCGCGCCTGAGGAGAGCACCGCGCCTGATCAGAGCACCGCGCCTGATCAGAGCACCGCGCCCGACGGCGCCGTCGGTGGAGCGGGCGCCGCCGAGGCCGAGCCCGATGCACCCGTCGACCCGGCCGAGCTCGCGGCCGCCCGGGCCGCGCTCGCGGCGCTGGTCGAGCGCGCGGCCGCCGCGCCCTCGGGCGCGAACCCGCGCGACGTGCCGTACGCGCCCGGTGGCGACGTCGTCGCGCTGACGGCGCAGTCCGACGTCGCGGTGGCCGGCGAGCTCGAACGGGCCGCCGCGGAGCTCTTCGCGCTCGCGATGCGCGCCGAGCGGGCCGTCGAGCTCTCGGCCGTCGCCGAGCAGGGCCGGGCGCTGACCGCGCTCGAGGAGGCGACGCAGCGCGCGAGCGCGCAGGTCGCCGCCTTCACGGGGGTGCCGCAGGGCCCCCCGACGGCGACCGTCGCCGACTCGTGGCCCAACGGGGCGATCCCCGCGAGCGCGCTGTGCGCTCCCGCCTTCGCCCCGACGGCGCTGCTGCGGTGCGACGCCGCCGCGGCGCTCGATCGGCTCAACGCGGCGTACCGCGCGGACACGGGGCGCGACCTGGGGGTCTCCAGCGCCTACCGCTCGGCGGAGCGGCAGGCCGAGATCCGCGCGCTCCGCGGGGCGCTCGCGGCGCCTCCGGGCCGGTCGAACCACGGCCGTGGCGTCGCCGTCGACCTGGCCGGCATGGGCGGCCTCGGGGAGTTCGACGCCCCCGCCTACCTGTGGATGAAGGAGCACGCGGCGGCGTTCGGCTGGTACCACCCGCCCGTCATGGAGCCGGGCGGCGGCGGGCCGCAGGAGCCCTGGCACTGGGAGTACGGCACGTCCGCCGGCTACGACGACCGCGACCGTCCCGCTGTCGCGCCGCGGCGCGGGCTGACCCCGATCCACCCGCCGGTGGCGGTCCCGCGGGCCGTGGCGCCGCACGCGACCGCTCCGTCGCCCGTCGCGCCGTCGCCCGTCGCGCCCCCGGCGGCGCCGCCGCCCGTCGTCGCACCCCCCGTGCCGCCCGTCGCGCCGCCGCCCGCCGCAGCGCCGCCCGTCGCGACGCCACCCGCCGCACCGCCGCCCGTCGCGCCGCCGCCCCCGGTGGAGCCGGCGCCAGAGGCGGCGCCGGAGGCCGTGCCGTCGGTCGGCGAGTAG
- a CDS encoding LysR substrate-binding domain-containing protein, translating into MPPEPSTPFRVAVAPGVTVSKWGRVWAERRPDVPLEVVPLEAAPPDVLDAAAQVAPLHDGAVDAAFVRLPVPRDGLEVIPLWSEVAVVVVPRDHPVALFEEVAVADLVDEDLLQDPASVPGWIDAAGGRAPTGRPAPPWTGTADAVELVAAGVGVLVVPMSVARLHHRRDVTHRPVVDLEHTRVGLAWLTERTTPLVEDFIGIVRGRTARSSRGATPPAEGAETGTGRGAQDARGAGGPAARRTGAGRSGAGTAKPAKGRGGAAGSGRGGRPPGARGGTGRGRSR; encoded by the coding sequence GTGCCTCCCGAGCCCTCGACCCCCTTCCGCGTGGCCGTCGCCCCCGGCGTCACGGTGAGCAAGTGGGGCCGGGTGTGGGCCGAGCGCCGCCCCGACGTCCCGCTCGAGGTCGTCCCGCTCGAGGCGGCACCGCCGGACGTCCTCGACGCCGCCGCCCAGGTGGCCCCGCTGCACGACGGCGCCGTCGACGCCGCGTTCGTGCGCCTGCCGGTGCCCCGGGACGGTCTCGAGGTCATCCCGCTGTGGAGCGAGGTCGCCGTCGTCGTCGTGCCGCGGGACCACCCCGTGGCGCTGTTCGAGGAGGTGGCCGTCGCCGACCTGGTCGACGAGGACCTGCTGCAGGACCCGGCCTCCGTCCCCGGCTGGATCGACGCCGCCGGCGGGCGCGCGCCGACCGGACGCCCCGCACCGCCGTGGACAGGCACGGCCGACGCCGTGGAGCTGGTCGCCGCCGGCGTGGGCGTGCTGGTGGTGCCCATGTCGGTCGCCCGGCTGCACCACCGCCGCGACGTGACGCACCGGCCGGTCGTCGACCTCGAGCACACCCGCGTCGGCCTCGCGTGGCTGACGGAGCGGACCACGCCGCTGGTCGAGGACTTCATCGGCATCGTCCGCGGTCGCACGGCGCGCAGCTCGCGCGGCGCGACGCCGCCCGCCGAGGGCGCCGAGACCGGGACGGGCCGGGGTGCCCAGGACGCGCGCGGCGCGGGCGGCCCGGCCGCCCGGCGGACGGGCGCCGGCAGGTCCGGCGCGGGCACCGCGAAGCCGGCGAAGGGCAGGGGCGGCGCGGCCGGGTCCGGTCGCGGCGGGCGCCCGCCGGGGGCGCGCGGCGGCACGGGGCGCGGGCGGTCCCGCTGA
- a CDS encoding DNA-3-methyladenine glycosylase, whose product MEQQRTVTLPGPVDVRRTLAPLRRGLGDPAWQLGPDGAVWRATLMPSGPATVRLAPCGPCAVDVLAWGPGAGEALATAPAVLGAHDDAATFDPPPGPVREAHRRAPSLRIGRTGRVLEALVPAILEQRVITRTAHDAWRHLLRAHGTPAPGPAPAGMRVPPSAQAWAAVPVWDFHRAGVDPGRARTVVAAARLAHRLEEAGRLPREEALARLRCVPGVGVWTAAETAQRAFGDADAVSVGDYHLAGQVGWALVGEKVDDDRMLALLEPYRPHRHRAVRLLLLSGAARVPRRGPRLAIEDHRRR is encoded by the coding sequence GTGGAGCAGCAGCGGACCGTGACCCTGCCCGGGCCGGTCGACGTGCGGCGCACCCTGGCGCCGCTGCGCCGCGGCCTCGGGGACCCCGCCTGGCAGCTCGGGCCCGACGGCGCGGTGTGGCGGGCGACGCTCATGCCGTCGGGTCCGGCCACCGTGCGCCTGGCGCCGTGCGGGCCCTGCGCCGTCGACGTCCTCGCATGGGGTCCGGGCGCGGGGGAGGCCCTGGCCACGGCGCCGGCGGTCCTGGGCGCGCACGACGACGCCGCGACCTTCGACCCGCCGCCGGGTCCGGTCCGCGAGGCGCACCGCCGGGCGCCGTCGCTGCGCATCGGTCGCACGGGCCGGGTCCTGGAGGCGCTCGTCCCGGCGATCCTTGAGCAGCGTGTCATCACGCGCACCGCGCACGACGCCTGGCGCCACCTGCTGCGGGCGCACGGCACGCCGGCCCCGGGACCGGCGCCCGCGGGGATGCGGGTGCCGCCGTCGGCGCAGGCGTGGGCCGCGGTGCCCGTGTGGGACTTCCACCGCGCGGGCGTCGACCCGGGACGCGCGCGGACCGTGGTGGCCGCGGCGCGGCTCGCGCACCGGCTCGAGGAGGCGGGGCGGCTACCGCGGGAGGAGGCGCTCGCCCGGCTGCGGTGCGTGCCGGGCGTCGGCGTCTGGACCGCCGCCGAGACGGCGCAGCGCGCGTTCGGCGACGCGGACGCGGTGTCCGTGGGCGACTACCACCTGGCGGGCCAGGTCGGCTGGGCGCTCGTGGGGGAGAAGGTCGACGACGACCGCATGCTGGCGCTCCTCGAGCCCTACCGCCCGCACCGCCACCGGGCCGTCCGGCTGCTCCTGCTCAGCGGCGCGGCGCGCGTGCCGCGCCGGGGGCCGCGCCTGGCGATCGAGGACCACCGCCGTCGCTGA
- a CDS encoding NAD-dependent epimerase/dehydratase family protein, with product MSAPRVLFIGGSGTISSASTRLAVERGIDLHVLNRGESTTRPLPDGVTTLRADIRRPETVREALGDLEFDAVVDWVAFTPEHVRTDIELFTGRTGQYVFISSASAYQTPPARLPVLESTPLRNPHWEYSRNKIACEDLLVRAYRDDAFPATIVRPSHTYDKTLVPLDGGWTVIERMRQGKEVVVHGDGTSLWTLTHHADFAKGFVPLLAHPRTVGEAFHLTSDDVLTWDQIAHTLAAAAGTTARIVHVPSDAIAAQDPEWGAGLLGDKAHSMVFDNTKVRTVVPDYRATIPFEQGAREIVEWYDADPARRTVDTRVDALLDRLVDQFRVA from the coding sequence ATGAGCGCACCCAGGGTCCTGTTCATCGGCGGCAGCGGCACCATCAGCTCCGCCAGCACGCGGCTGGCAGTGGAGCGGGGGATCGACCTGCACGTCCTCAACCGCGGCGAGAGCACGACGCGGCCCCTGCCGGACGGCGTCACGACGCTGCGCGCCGACATCCGCCGCCCCGAGACGGTGCGCGAGGCGCTCGGGGACCTCGAGTTCGATGCCGTGGTCGACTGGGTCGCGTTCACGCCCGAGCACGTCCGCACCGACATCGAGCTCTTCACGGGTCGCACGGGGCAGTACGTCTTCATCTCGTCGGCGTCGGCGTACCAGACGCCCCCGGCGCGCCTTCCCGTGCTCGAGTCCACCCCGCTGCGCAACCCGCACTGGGAGTACTCGCGCAACAAGATCGCGTGCGAGGACCTGCTCGTGCGGGCGTACCGCGACGACGCGTTCCCCGCGACGATCGTGCGCCCGTCGCACACCTACGACAAGACGCTCGTCCCGCTGGACGGCGGCTGGACCGTGATCGAGCGGATGCGGCAGGGCAAGGAGGTCGTGGTCCACGGCGACGGCACGTCGCTGTGGACGCTGACGCACCACGCGGACTTCGCCAAGGGCTTCGTGCCGCTGCTGGCCCACCCGCGCACGGTCGGGGAGGCGTTCCACCTGACGTCGGACGACGTCCTGACCTGGGACCAGATCGCGCACACGCTCGCCGCGGCCGCCGGGACGACGGCGCGCATCGTGCACGTCCCCTCCGACGCGATCGCGGCGCAGGACCCGGAGTGGGGCGCCGGCCTGCTGGGCGACAAGGCGCACTCGATGGTGTTCGACAACACCAAGGTGCGGACCGTGGTGCCGGACTACCGGGCGACGATCCCGTTCGAGCAGGGCGCGCGCGAGATCGTCGAGTGGTACGACGCCGACCCGGCGCGCCGCACGGTCGACACGCGCGTCGACGCGCTCCTGGACCGGCTGGTCGATCAGTTCCGCGTCGCCTGA
- a CDS encoding DUF2188 domain-containing protein — translation MVQVHTVYEAYTWRNMVDGLQQGTPWTSRTTAVAEGRAIAIELACEHSVHDVDGSVLERRDYGAAEPGVWPGAMRYTA, via the coding sequence GTGGTCCAGGTACACACCGTCTACGAGGCCTACACCTGGCGCAACATGGTGGACGGCCTGCAGCAGGGCACACCGTGGACGAGCCGCACGACGGCCGTCGCCGAGGGCCGCGCCATCGCGATCGAGCTGGCGTGCGAGCACTCCGTGCACGACGTCGACGGCAGCGTCCTCGAACGCCGCGACTACGGCGCGGCCGAGCCCGGCGTGTGGCCGGGGGCGATGCGCTACACGGCCTGA